DNA sequence from the Candidatus Methylomirabilota bacterium genome:
GATGCAGCTCACCCCGGAGATTCGCGCCAACATGTGGGTCGGCTCGAACTTCTACCACACGGCGGACACCCCGGTGGCCAAGCACTTCACCCGGCAGTACCGCGAGAAGCATGGAAGCCCTCCCGGCTACGCCCCGGCGGCAGCCTACGGCATGACGCGGCTGGTGATGCGTGCCATGGAGAAGGCCCGCTCCATCGAGGTGCCCGACGTCATCAAGACGCTCGAGGGGCTGGACGCGGTCGACCTGCTCGGCCGCATGTCCGTCGACGCCCGGACCCACCAGACCGTCCGGCCGTACTTCTTCCTGCGATGCAAGCCGAAGGCGCAGATGAAGGACGCCGCCGACGTCGCCGACATCGTGGCGATGACGGCGATCGCGCCACCCCGCGAGGCCAGCGCCTGCAAGGACATCGGTGGTTTCTAGTTTCGGAGGGGCCCTCTGCGGCCCCCTCCGAGGCCTCCCCCAGGACCGTTGCGCCGGCGAAGCCGGCGCCCGGAGTGGAACACCAACCGTCGGTGGTCGGGCAATCGCGGAGCGCCAGGTCAACCCGACAAGCTGTCGGTCGTGGGAGCGAACACGCGGGGATACGTCCCGTTGCGCCACCGACCGCGATCTGCTACGGTCTCGGTAGACCGGAGTTTGCCGCGTTCTCGCTGGATCTGGCGTGTTCTCATAAGGAGGTACCCGTGGACAAGCCGACCATCATGCCCAAGCCGAACGGCCCCTACATCGTCAAGGGCCCGATCCGTCTGGTCGACGCCGACGGCACCGAGTATCGCCTCGACCGCGAGACCATCGCCCTCTGCCGCTGCGGCGGCTCGACGAC
Encoded proteins:
- a CDS encoding CDGSH iron-sulfur domain-containing protein, whose product is MDKPTIMPKPNGPYIVKGPIRLVDADGTEYRLDRETIALCRCGGSTTKPFCDGTHSKIGFQAAEKAVREAGKTP